The genomic window GCTGACGCCGGAAGATGGGCGATAGTTGAGCGGTGAAAGTTGACTTCGCGGTCCTAGAAGGAGGGTTTTTGTGAACACGGGCCGGGGGCCCATGCTACTTTTTTTGCAGGCGACGGTGGATGTAGCTCCAGATGGCTTGGGGCGTGCAGTGGTCGGCGAAAAATTGCTGGGCTGCGGCACCGATCGCGGTTGCCTGCTCGCGGTGTTCGGCGACCCATTGGACCTTTTCCGGCAGGTCGGAATAGTCGTCTAAAATGCCGACGTAATGCACGCCCGCTTGCGGACGCTGTTCCAAACAGGTCGACCACAGATCCGGACTGATCACGCACACGCCGTGGGCGAACATCTGCTGCACCGAACGATCAAGGATGTGGGGGTGTGAGCCGGGAATATGCACCACAGCCAGGCTGTGCAGGCAATCCTGAAAGTATTCCGCCTGTTCGATGAAGCCGGTCCGCAACCGGTCGCCACAGTGTTGTTCCAGAATTTGCAGCGCCCGAGTCCGGCGTTCGACGGCATTGGGCAGCTGGTTTTCCAAAGACGAATGGCGATAGATGATGGACTCGCCGCTGGCCGTATACCGCGGTCCCTGCAACGCGGTTTGGTAATCCTGCCAATCCCAAAAACTCCAGGGCGGAAACGAGCCCAAATTGGGGTACGGGCAAAAAGCCGGGGTGTGATGAAAACGCAGCCAATGCTCAAACGCGGCCGACAGCGGATTGACCAACAAAAAATCCGAATAGTCGATGACCACCGATTGGCCATCGACCAGGATTTCAAAACCGCTCCAGCCCTGCTTGCCCAATTGGTCCGAATACTGCAATTCAATTTGATCGGCCAGCGCTGTGACGGTTCCGCGGACATACTTCCAATAGCCCGCGTTGAACGCCACTTCGAAGATGCTGTCGTGAGGCAAGACCACCAAACGCGGCAACGTTGGTTCACTGTTCATAGGCAAGGTTAACTATTTATTCACCAACTTCGCAGGCGTAAAGCGATTGCGTTTTCGCTGCCGACGAGGGGACTGAGGCGCCACGATGCCGTACAGATAATCCGCCCAGCGACGCGACATTGCTTCGCTGGTGAAATGCTCTAGTGCAATCTGCTGTGCGCGACGTGCATTGTCCTGTCCCTGCTGCTCACGGGCCTCCCGGACGGCGCCGGCCAATTGCTGGGGCGTGGCCCGGAGCGGTACGCGAATGGTCAGCTTGCCGAAGCGTTGTTCCAGTTCGGGCAGCGAGCCCACGGCGGTGGCCACCACGGGCACGCCGGCGATCCAGGCTTCGATTAAGCCCAGACTGAAAGCTTCGCGCTGGCTGGCCAGCATAAACACGTCCAAGCCCGCCAGCGGATCGCCCACGTGTTCAATTGAGGGTTCGAACACGGTTCGTCCGGGCGCCAATCGAGAGGCTTGTTGGCGCAGTTGCTGGGTGGTGGTTTGGTCGCGGGGCGTCGGTCCGCCGTAATAGATGGCGAAGTGATTGTTCGGGAGGCAGGAAACCGCCTCGACGGCCGCTTGCGGATTTTTTTCAGGCGAATGGCGACCGAGGTAGCCCACGGCCACATCATCGTCGTGGAGCCCCCACTGCTGCCGGATTTTTTTGCGTCCTAGGCGAGGCTGACAGCGAGCGAAATCGGCGCCGTTGTAGAGCACGGCGATCTCGCGATCCGCCCCAACCGACGCAAAGTGGGCTCGGGCCGCTTCGGACACGGCGGCCAAGTGCAGGGCTGGGCGAAAACCACCGGGACGGTTCACCGCCGGTTCGGTGGTGTGGGAGGTTTGCACAATCGGGATGTTCAGCTCGGGCGCATAGTATTTGGGATCCACGCCCCCCCAAGCGACCAGCACGTCCGCGCCACGGCAGGCGGCCCGAATGGCATCGCCGAAGTCGTGATGAATCTTCTGGAAGTAACGGGTGGCCAAGCGTTCGGCGCCGGGCTGCCCGTTCCAACCGCCATCGTGAGTATGCACTGGGACGTGGTCCGACAGCCGACGGCATAGATAGGGATCCAGTCCGCCCCAGCCGCTGACTACCGCACCGGTCCACTGCAAACGCCGACGATCAGCGGAAGCAGCCAGGGAGACGACCCACATTTCGGCGCCTCCCATGGTTAGATTGGGCGTTAACAGGGCGGCTTTGACCATAAAAAAACATCCCGATGCATCGACTTGATGGAACCATTCAAACGCTGTCGCCCCCGACCGGCCGCCCCGCGGATACGGTGGCACGCTTGCTCGGCTACACGAGTTGAATCGTAAACGCCTCCCAGGCATCGGGAACGGTGGCCCCACAGTCTAATGCTCCGCCGCCCGATTGGTCAGCTCGCCAATAGAGATCATTGACCGTGCGAATCGCCAGCCGACCTTCGGGCAATGACTCCAGCGTAAACTTTTCGTGCTCGTCGGGCTGCGTCCGATCGGCAATCAGGTTACCGCCGCCCCCAGCTTCGGCACGCACGTATTGGTTGGGCAACGGGTGGCATTCGATCGTTTTGAGGGCGAAACGGCCATCGGACAATTCTTCGAGCTGGAATTTTTCCCAGCATCTCGCGGACGTGGGCTGCGCGTACAACAAGCCGTTTTCTTGGGCACCAACATAGTGTTCACCATCAGGGCATAAGATCACGATGCGCATGAGTACCTCACAGGATGGACCAAAAAACCAAACCACCAACGAAAGGAAAAAAGGGGGGGGCACGCCCTTCTCCACAAGAGTGGCATGATAGTCGCCGCGGCGCGGCAAATCAACAAATTGCTGGCAGGGTTGCGCATCAGCCGCGTAGCGGCGGCAGCGTCGTTCTTAGTCCCGAAGGGACGACGGCATGTAGCCATGGGCGCCAGCCCATGGTTGGGGGCGTCCACTCGCACCAAGCCCCAGCGGGGCGACAGCAGTCCGCGGCAGTCCCAAATTGATGTCGTCCCGTTGGGACTTTGCGGCGTGCTGTTCCTGCAGTTCCATGGGCTGGCGCCCATGGCTACATAACGCCGCCGCTTCGCGGCTAAATCGCGTGGCCGCTAGCCCTGAGCCGAGAACCGGGGGCTAGCGCCCAAACGGCTGATGAAGACACCTCATTCGCCCCGAAGCCGATGGCGGCTCCTGCCCCACTCGCACTGCGCGCTCAACAGGCGCGCGTCTGCAGTACGATTCAACCGGACTGTTTGGCCAGGTCGCGCAGTGGTCGCGGCAAGGGAAAGACCACGTTCTCTTCGCGGATGGACTGGTTATCGACGATGGCATCGAAGTGGGTTTCTAGCCACTCGATGGTTTGGGAGACCACCGATTCGGGAGCGCTAGCGCCAGCGGTGACCAACACCGTCATGTCCTTATGGAACATCTCCAACTTCAAATCCTGCGGCCCATCCACGAGGTACGCGGGCCGCCCCTCGTCCGCGCCCAGTTCGCGCAGCCGTTGGCTGTTGCTGCTGTTTTGGCTGCCCAGCACGACCACTGCGTCGGCTTGCTGCGAAAACGCCGCGACGGCTTCCTGACGGTTCTGCGTGGCGTAGCAGATGTCGTCTTTGGGCGGACTTTCGATATCCGGGAAACGCTGCCGCAAACGACGGATGATGCGTCCGGCATCGTCGACGCTGAGCGTGGTTTGGGTCAGGTAGGCCAATTTGGTCTCGTCGGCGATCTCCAACGCGTCGACTTCGGCTTCGTTTTCCACCAACACGATCGCCTCGGGGGCTTCGCCCATTGTCCCGATCACTTCGTCGTGCCCTTCGTGGCCGATCAGCACGATGGTGTAGCCTGCTTTGGCATACTTGATCGCTTCTAGGTGCACTTTGGTGACCAGCGGGCAGGTCGCATCGATGGTCCGCAGGTCGTGCTGCCTGGCCAATTGCCGGATTGCTGGGGACACGCCATGGGCCGAGAACAGCACGTTGGAACCGGCCGGAATATCTTCCAACTGGTCGACAAACACCGCCCCCTTGTCGCGAAAGGTTTGGACGACGTGTTGGTTGTGCACGATTTCGTGGTACACGTACACCGGTGGCCCGAACCGCTGCAGCGCCAAGTCCAGGCTTTCCACGGCCATGTTCACACCGGCACAGAATCCGCGGGGAGCAGCGAGAATAATTTTCATCGAACCGTCGAGTCCAAGAGACGAAAAAACAGAAAATCGGAGCTAGGATGCAGGCGGCCTGCCATCTTTCTAAGATATCCCGACATCGCATCGAGGGTAACCGCATTTCCAATTCTGGGGACATTCTCCTGCCAGGGATACCAACCATCCGCTCCGCAACTGCCCCTGCCCTGCCCTGCCCCGCCGAGCGAGCATTGCTTCAGCAGGCGGAAACCGCATGCCGCCGGCTGGCCAAGTCGCACTATGAAAACTTTCTGGTGGGCACGTTGTTTATCCCCCGAGCGATTCGCCAAGATTTTTTCAATCTTTACGCTTATTGCCGCACGGCGGACGATTTGGCCGACGAATCGCCCTCCCCCGAGGCAGCCCTGACCGCGCTGCGGCAGTGGCGGAGCGGTTTTCTGCAGTGCATCGATGCCGAGCTGCCGCTGGCCGAGTTGCCGCACCCTATCTTTGTGGCCCTGCGTCACACGATTCAACGCCATCGTTTACCGCCGCAGCCCTTCCTGGACCTGCTGGAAGCTTTTGAGCAGGACCAGACGGTGACGCAGTACGCGACATTTGACCAGTTGCTGGAATATTGCCGCCGCAGCGCCAATCCGGTCGGCCGCTTAGTCCTGCGGCTGGGAGGCTGCGACGATCCCGCCTTGGACGCGCTGTCGGATCGAATCTGCACGGGCCTGCAATTGGCTAATTTCTGCCAGGATGTGCGTCGAGATCGGGTGCTGGGCCGGGTCTACCTACCAGCTGAAGACCGCCAACGGTTTGGCGTCGCGGAATCGGATCTGGATGCCCCGCGAGCCGGCGAGCCCTTGAAACAGCTGCTGCGTTTCGAAGTCGAGCGGACGGCCGACTATTTGCGTGGCGGCCTGCCATTGGCCGATCGCGTGCCCCGCTGGCTGGCTCGTGACATTCGCTTGTTTGCGCACGGCGGCCTGGAAACGCTGCGGGCGATCCGCCGCGGTGATTACGACGTGCTGCAGCGTCGGCCTCGGGTCACGCGTTGGCGTCAAGTGCTCCTGCTAGGCCGCGCGGCGGTGGGGAGGCTGTCATGAGCGATGCGGTGTCGCTGCCCGATAGTTACCGTTACGCCGCCCGATTATCGCGGAGTGCGTCGAGCAATTTTTACCGATCGTTTTGGTTGTTACCACGACGCAAGCGAGCGTCCATGGCGGTGCTGTACGCCTTCGCTCGCGTGACCGACGACCTGGGTGACTGCGACGCGCCGATGCGTGTTCGTCATGAATGGTTGCAGTGGTGGCGTCAAGCAACCGCGTTGGCGATGCTGAGCGACGATCACAACGCTCCACTGCCCTTGCCCGACGAACCGGAAAGCGCCGAAGCTTTCACCGGCTTTCGGCCCCGACTGCACTGGCAGGCCCGTCAGTTGTTACCCGCGTTGGCCGACACCATCCGTCAATTCTCGATCCCTTCCGGGCACGTGCTGGAAATCATCGACGGGGTGTTGGCCGATCAACAGAAGACGCGTTTCGATACCTATGAACAACTGGAACACTATTGCTACCTGGTGGCCTCGGCGGTGGGGCTGTGTTGCCTGTATATCTGGGAGTTCCGCGAACCGTTGCCGCTGGCTGCCGCGGTCGATTGTGGCGTGGCGTTTCAGCTGACAAACATCTTGCGTGATATTCGCGAAGACGCGGGGCGAGGCCGGATCTATATTCCCCGCCAACACTGGTTGCAGTACGGCTTGCGTGAAGACGATTTTCTGGACCTCCGGGGCGACGATCGCTTGCGTTGCCTGGTCGTAGAAGAATCACGCCGCGCGGCCGCCCTGTTTCGCAGCGGTTGGCAAATATGGGACCAAGTGCACCCCGACGGACAGCCGATGTTCAGCATGATGTGGCGAACCTACCGCCGGCTACTGCAGCGGATCCAAGACGATCCCGGTGCCGTCGCCGACCGCCGCGTGCGGCTCAGTCTGGCCGATCGCACCAGCCTGGTAACCCAGCATTTCATCGCTCCCCTGTTTCGACGTTTGCCGGTGCCTCCCATCGAGATCCAGCAGTGAAGCGAGCGAGAGGAGACAACCGCCCACGGGTGGCGATCGTTGGCGGCGGACTGGCGGGCATGGCGGCGGCGTGGGCGCTGAGCGACTTCCCCCTGGAGATCACGCTGTTTGAAGCCAGGAAACGCGTCGGCGGTCGCGCAGGCTCGTACCAGGATCCGGTCGCTGAACAGGATGTCGACTTCTGCCAACATGTGGCCATGGGCTGCTGCACCAATTTTTTGGAGCTGATGCGACAAGCCGGATTGCTGAACCAATTCACTCGTGAGACCGAGCTGACCTTTCTAGCCCCGCAACATCCGCCGGCTACGGTTGCACCGATCGACTGGTTACCCGCGCCACTGCACCGCGCCACCACGTTGAACCAATTGAGTTTCTTGAGCCGCCGCGAAAAATCTCAGGTGCGTCGTGGGATCTGGCGATTGCTGCGGACGCCGCCGGCAAGCGTGGACACGACGATGCAGCGTTGGCTGGAAGCTGCCAAGCAATCGCCGCAAACGATCGAACGCTTTTGGGACGTGCTGTTGGTAAGCGCTTTGGGCGAACATGCGCGGCGAGTCGCTTTCGCGCCGGCTCGTAAAGTTTTGGTGGACGGATTTTTGGCGGCCAATCGTGCCGCCGACGTGTGGATTCCACAACAACCGCTGTCGCAACTGCTCGGTCACCGCTTGGCCAACGCGTTGCGAGATCGCGGGGTCAAGATCGAAGCAGGAAGACTCGTCAAAGGCTTGCAAGTCGTGGCGGATGAGATGATCGAGGTGCAAGCGGACGGAGTGACCGACCAGTTTCAACACGTGGTGGTGGCGGTTCCCTGGTATGCTTTGGGGCGAGTGCTGAGCGACAACAAGCTGCGTGATGCGGTCCCTCTGCTCGATCGCTTAGTGGACTTGCCGACGTCGCCGATCAGCGGGTTGCACCTGTGGTTTGATACGGCGATTACCGAACGCCGACACTGTGTGCTGGTGGATGGTTTGGCGCAATGGCTGTTCCGACCTGAACATTTTTCGGCCAGCGAATCGACGCGGGAACATTACCATCAGGTCGTGATCAGTGCGTCGAGCGATCTGCGTGGCATGGAGGAATCGCGGATCGTGGACAAGGTGCTGGAGGAATTGCAGGGGCATTTCCCGCGAGCCCGCGACGCGCAGTTATTGCGACATCGTTTGGTGACCGATCCGCGGTCGGTGTTTTCGGTGCGTCCGCAGGTCGAAGCGGTTCGTCCGCCGCAGTCGACGACCTTTCCGCAATTGCATTTGGCCGGTGATTACACGCAGACCGGTTGGCCTGCGACGATGGAAGGAGCGGTGATCAGCGGATTTTTAGCCGCCGACAGCGTGCTGTGCAGCGGAGGTTGGGGAAGTTACCAGCCGCAGGACGGTTTGCCGCGCAGCTGGCTAGCGAAGTGGCTGATCCGGTGACGACGTGAGCAACGTAGCTACCGTCGCCAGACGGTGGGCCCCACGCTCTGGCGAGCGTAGCTACGGGTGCTACAGTCTTAACGCTTTGCGTTCGGCGGCGATGCTGTCGGCGGTGGGGTTGTGCAGGGTGTTGGCGATTTCGGTGGCGATGATTTGGGTAAATCGTTGCCGTGCGGCCGGTAGCAACTGTTCGATGCGAGCGGCGTCGATGGCCTCTCCGGCCGCCGTGCTGACTTGGACCGCCAACATGGCCGAGGTCGATTGAGGATTGTCGGTCGCCAGCTTCAGCACGGTGTAATCCAGTTGCCCCGGATGCTTGTGTTGCTGCTGTTCCAACGTCCGCCAACTGAGTTCCCAAATGCACATTCGCCAATGCTCGATCCAGTCCGGTGAATCGGGTTGCAAGGCGTGAGGATCGAAGTCCGGCCGCTGCGTCTCGGGGACTTTAGCCAGCGCGGCTTTGGCGGCCGAGCGGATACCGAGAATCAGAAAATCTCGCAGCCGCCCCTGACCGTGACCTCCGTAGCCTCGGTTCACCAAATGCCCGATGAATAACGTCAGCGCGTGATCGCTGAGTTTTTCGCTGCCCAAACAGTCGATCAATTGCCCTCGCATCGCACTCACATAGCGCAGCACAAACCCGGCGGCACTGTCAGCACGCGTCCACGGATGGGAGGACGACAGGGCGAGCTGGGCGTCGGATTCGTGATCGGGTGTCGACATGGATTAGGGTTTAGCTCGCAGGGCGAGCGCCGGAGCTTTTTCAGGGTCGGATTCTTTGGAGACGAACAGCAGCGGTTTATTGGGTCCCGAACTGCGGACCAGCACGATCGTTATCTGCTCGCCGGCCTTCTGTACGGCGGCATCCAATTCGGGCCCGAACAATCGCACCGCATCGGTCTGGTCCTTCAGTAGGTTTCCTGTATTGTCGGCGCGAATCGTGCCCAGGAATTGGAGTTTTCCCAGATTAGTTGCACTGGGCGCCGCCGACCAGACTAATCGCCCGTCCCCGGCTTCCTGCCAATCGTCCTTTAAACCGTCTCCCGCCGCATAGGCCCGCAGTTCGAACGGTGCCTGGGGCGATTTGTCCATCAGGGTCAGCAACAGCACGGCGTGTTGTAAATCCGAACGAGGCTGTTCCCAGCGGCTCAGATCGAATCGCAAATAGGCGTGTTGCTGCTGAGCGGGCGTTTGGTTGGCCAGCCCCGCAATCGTCAACTGTTTGGCTTCGCCGGCGTCTTCCGCGGCCTTGGGACCGACGCTGGTATCGGCGCCTCTGCCGGCCCAGGTTCGCAGGCGGTCGTATCCCAGCAATTCCCCCTTGCCCAGATTGGGAACGATCTTGATCGGCGTTTCGACTTCACTGACCACCGCTTTCCGGGGCGTCTGCAGCGAGACGATCGCCGTGTAGTCGCCCAGCGGGATCGATTCGGTGGCAAAGCGAATCGTCAGCTGGCTGGTTTTACCTGGCGCCGGCAATTGGCTGGGACGGCGGCGCAGCGGCAGGGCGTACCCATCGCGGCGGACCCCGTCGCTGGACTGCAAGAACAATCGGCAGACGGCGACCGTGGATTCGCGGGCGTGAATCCGCGCTGGGTCATCGTCGCGTCCGGCCGCTTGATTGACCAAGTTAAACTTCAGCGTCGCGGCGTCTCCTCTGCCAACTTCCGTTTCCCCGGCGGTCAGTCCCTGCAGCTGCAGCGGTGCCAAAGTTTGCGGGGTAATCGACGGTTCTTTAACGCTCGGCGTCGGCGGAGTGACCACCGCGGGACGAGGCGGCTTGTCCTCGCTGCCTCCGCCCCACAGGCCGATGCCAATGACCAGCCCCAGCAGCAACACCCCGCCGGCCACGCCCGCCCACAACCAAGGGGATTTTTGCCAGTCGTTGTGGACACTTGGATCGGGCCCCTGCAGCACAGCCGTCTTGGTCGTCTTGCTGGTTTTGGCCGCTTTGCCGGCGACGGGCGACGGCGTGGTGACAATCTGCAAAGCCGCGTGACTCTCCGACACCAGGGCTTCGCCGACCGCGGCCAGCTCCGTCTCCAGAGCGGTCGCGGACGCGGGCCGGTCACGGGCTTCTTTCGACAAACAGCGATCGATCAAATCCGCTAACGGGGTCGGCACATCGGCATTCAGCTCACGGACCTTGGGCGTCCGATGAGCGATGATCGAGACCAACATCAGCGGGATCGACTTGGCTTGAAAAGGCAGCTTGCCGGTACACAGTTCGAACAGCACCACGCCCAACGAATACAAATCGCTGCGGTCATCCAGTGATTCGTTACGGGCCTGTTCGGGAGACAGATATCCGGGCGTTCCGACCACGCTGCCGCGACCGGCCAGCTGTCCCATCGGTTCGACAGCCAACGCCAAGCCGAAGTCCAGAATCTTGGCTCGCTCGTTAGGCGTTTCGATCCAAATATTGGCGGGTTTGATGTCGCGGTGGATGATGTCGCGTTGATGAGCCGCTGCGAGGCCGTGGCAAACCTGGCGAGCCAGTAAAATCAATCTTTGATAGTCCGGACCGGAAGCTCGGAAGGCGGCCGGATTGAGCGTCGCCCCTTTGAGCAGCTCCATGGCCATGAACGGAGTCTTGTTGCGCTCGCCCACTTCGTAGATACGGACGACGTTGTCGTTGTCGACCGCCGCCATGGCACGAGCTTCTTCCAGAAACCGTTTGCGGCTATTGGGGGTGGCGGCGAACTTGTCGTTCATCACCTTCAGGGCCACCGCGCGGCGGAGGCGAGTGTCTTCGGCCAGAAAGACGCGGCCCATGCCGCCGGTGCCGATCGTTTCCAGCACACGGTACGGTCCCAACCGCCCCAGCTCGTCGTCTTGACGAGCGGGTTCCAAAAAATCGATGTTTGAAGGTGCGTCAGCCATACTGACTAGTGTAACAAGAAGCCAGCCGTACCAGACGGGGGGCGGCGACCATTCCTCGTAGTTACCGCCGCCCGTAGCTACCGTCGCCAGACGGTGGGAGCGGCGCCGGTCCCCACGCTCTGGCGAGCGTAGCTACGA from Roseimaritima ulvae includes these protein-coding regions:
- a CDS encoding glycosyl transferase family 90 — protein: MNSEPTLPRLVVLPHDSIFEVAFNAGYWKYVRGTVTALADQIELQYSDQLGKQGWSGFEILVDGQSVVIDYSDFLLVNPLSAAFEHWLRFHHTPAFCPYPNLGSFPPWSFWDWQDYQTALQGPRYTASGESIIYRHSSLENQLPNAVERRTRALQILEQHCGDRLRTGFIEQAEYFQDCLHSLAVVHIPGSHPHILDRSVQQMFAHGVCVISPDLWSTCLEQRPQAGVHYVGILDDYSDLPEKVQWVAEHREQATAIGAAAQQFFADHCTPQAIWSYIHRRLQKK
- a CDS encoding glycosyltransferase family 4 protein, which encodes MVKAALLTPNLTMGGAEMWVVSLAASADRRRLQWTGAVVSGWGGLDPYLCRRLSDHVPVHTHDGGWNGQPGAERLATRYFQKIHHDFGDAIRAACRGADVLVAWGGVDPKYYAPELNIPIVQTSHTTEPAVNRPGGFRPALHLAAVSEAARAHFASVGADREIAVLYNGADFARCQPRLGRKKIRQQWGLHDDDVAVGYLGRHSPEKNPQAAVEAVSCLPNNHFAIYYGGPTPRDQTTTQQLRQQASRLAPGRTVFEPSIEHVGDPLAGLDVFMLASQREAFSLGLIEAWIAGVPVVATAVGSLPELEQRFGKLTIRVPLRATPQQLAGAVREAREQQGQDNARRAQQIALEHFTSEAMSRRWADYLYGIVAPQSPRRQRKRNRFTPAKLVNK
- a CDS encoding fascin domain-containing protein, which translates into the protein MRIVILCPDGEHYVGAQENGLLYAQPTSARCWEKFQLEELSDGRFALKTIECHPLPNQYVRAEAGGGGNLIADRTQPDEHEKFTLESLPEGRLAIRTVNDLYWRADQSGGGALDCGATVPDAWEAFTIQLV
- the ispH gene encoding 4-hydroxy-3-methylbut-2-enyl diphosphate reductase, translating into MKIILAAPRGFCAGVNMAVESLDLALQRFGPPVYVYHEIVHNQHVVQTFRDKGAVFVDQLEDIPAGSNVLFSAHGVSPAIRQLARQHDLRTIDATCPLVTKVHLEAIKYAKAGYTIVLIGHEGHDEVIGTMGEAPEAIVLVENEAEVDALEIADETKLAYLTQTTLSVDDAGRIIRRLRQRFPDIESPPKDDICYATQNRQEAVAAFSQQADAVVVLGSQNSSNSQRLRELGADEGRPAYLVDGPQDLKLEMFHKDMTVLVTAGASAPESVVSQTIEWLETHFDAIVDNQSIREENVVFPLPRPLRDLAKQSG
- the hpnC gene encoding squalene synthase HpnC — translated: MLQQAETACRRLAKSHYENFLVGTLFIPRAIRQDFFNLYAYCRTADDLADESPSPEAALTALRQWRSGFLQCIDAELPLAELPHPIFVALRHTIQRHRLPPQPFLDLLEAFEQDQTVTQYATFDQLLEYCRRSANPVGRLVLRLGGCDDPALDALSDRICTGLQLANFCQDVRRDRVLGRVYLPAEDRQRFGVAESDLDAPRAGEPLKQLLRFEVERTADYLRGGLPLADRVPRWLARDIRLFAHGGLETLRAIRRGDYDVLQRRPRVTRWRQVLLLGRAAVGRLS
- a CDS encoding phytoene/squalene synthase family protein, with the protein product MSDAVSLPDSYRYAARLSRSASSNFYRSFWLLPRRKRASMAVLYAFARVTDDLGDCDAPMRVRHEWLQWWRQATALAMLSDDHNAPLPLPDEPESAEAFTGFRPRLHWQARQLLPALADTIRQFSIPSGHVLEIIDGVLADQQKTRFDTYEQLEHYCYLVASAVGLCCLYIWEFREPLPLAAAVDCGVAFQLTNILRDIREDAGRGRIYIPRQHWLQYGLREDDFLDLRGDDRLRCLVVEESRRAAALFRSGWQIWDQVHPDGQPMFSMMWRTYRRLLQRIQDDPGAVADRRVRLSLADRTSLVTQHFIAPLFRRLPVPPIEIQQ
- the hpnE gene encoding hydroxysqualene dehydroxylase HpnE, giving the protein MKRARGDNRPRVAIVGGGLAGMAAAWALSDFPLEITLFEARKRVGGRAGSYQDPVAEQDVDFCQHVAMGCCTNFLELMRQAGLLNQFTRETELTFLAPQHPPATVAPIDWLPAPLHRATTLNQLSFLSRREKSQVRRGIWRLLRTPPASVDTTMQRWLEAAKQSPQTIERFWDVLLVSALGEHARRVAFAPARKVLVDGFLAANRAADVWIPQQPLSQLLGHRLANALRDRGVKIEAGRLVKGLQVVADEMIEVQADGVTDQFQHVVVAVPWYALGRVLSDNKLRDAVPLLDRLVDLPTSPISGLHLWFDTAITERRHCVLVDGLAQWLFRPEHFSASESTREHYHQVVISASSDLRGMEESRIVDKVLEELQGHFPRARDAQLLRHRLVTDPRSVFSVRPQVEAVRPPQSTTFPQLHLAGDYTQTGWPATMEGAVISGFLAADSVLCSGGWGSYQPQDGLPRSWLAKWLIR
- a CDS encoding serine/threonine-protein kinase, whose amino-acid sequence is MADAPSNIDFLEPARQDDELGRLGPYRVLETIGTGGMGRVFLAEDTRLRRAVALKVMNDKFAATPNSRKRFLEEARAMAAVDNDNVVRIYEVGERNKTPFMAMELLKGATLNPAAFRASGPDYQRLILLARQVCHGLAAAHQRDIIHRDIKPANIWIETPNERAKILDFGLALAVEPMGQLAGRGSVVGTPGYLSPEQARNESLDDRSDLYSLGVVLFELCTGKLPFQAKSIPLMLVSIIAHRTPKVRELNADVPTPLADLIDRCLSKEARDRPASATALETELAAVGEALVSESHAALQIVTTPSPVAGKAAKTSKTTKTAVLQGPDPSVHNDWQKSPWLWAGVAGGVLLLGLVIGIGLWGGGSEDKPPRPAVVTPPTPSVKEPSITPQTLAPLQLQGLTAGETEVGRGDAATLKFNLVNQAAGRDDDPARIHARESTVAVCRLFLQSSDGVRRDGYALPLRRRPSQLPAPGKTSQLTIRFATESIPLGDYTAIVSLQTPRKAVVSEVETPIKIVPNLGKGELLGYDRLRTWAGRGADTSVGPKAAEDAGEAKQLTIAGLANQTPAQQQHAYLRFDLSRWEQPRSDLQHAVLLLTLMDKSPQAPFELRAYAAGDGLKDDWQEAGDGRLVWSAAPSATNLGKLQFLGTIRADNTGNLLKDQTDAVRLFGPELDAAVQKAGEQITIVLVRSSGPNKPLLFVSKESDPEKAPALALRAKP